From one Bifidobacterium sp. WK012_4_13 genomic stretch:
- the murC gene encoding UDP-N-acetylmuramate--L-alanine ligase, translating to MSDSKTAQDSGQPVQGQAVHLDPTLDAFGLGSSQAPDSSTRADAAFNELGRTFFIGIGGAGMSVLAEMLHQEGVAVSGSDVQESAKTRHLESMGIPVHIGQQAENLGQSHTVVWSSAIKPDNPEIVEAFRRHLHLVHRSDVLGLLMSRKRAVTVAGAHGKTTTSALLSHILIHAAGSVEALGSPSYAIGGSVQGIDGPMDGGHADEGSVFVAEADESDGSFLKYRPEIAIITNAEADHLDHYGTAEAYRNAFIAHARKAKGHVVITGDDAGAQEIIDRLDGETARNAIVYTTEDDSSLERFPGSVVRIVSESEHQGSGEERFDIIVPPSLADGRARKVSVALKIPGLHNARNATAAIIAAGLLGIDMDAAATAAASFLGAVRRFQVRGQIDEVTVIDDYAHHPTEIEALLDAARRRYPSATIHVIFQPHLFSRTQFFAADFGQALCKADDVIVTGIFPARERQADYPDVGPWSIVDAVNAATAGIAATAAGKASTRMSAVEDMNQAAQMIAMRAEPGDVVITAGAGDINSVVPVILHVLEARVGHMGAEHVDARIPLDR from the coding sequence ATGAGTGATTCCAAGACAGCGCAGGACAGCGGGCAGCCAGTCCAAGGGCAGGCGGTTCACCTGGATCCGACTTTGGATGCCTTTGGACTTGGATCTTCCCAGGCGCCGGATTCATCCACGCGTGCTGACGCCGCGTTCAATGAGCTTGGCCGCACGTTCTTCATAGGCATCGGCGGTGCGGGCATGAGCGTGCTTGCAGAGATGCTGCACCAGGAGGGTGTTGCCGTCAGCGGTTCCGATGTCCAGGAGAGCGCGAAGACCAGACATCTGGAATCCATGGGAATTCCCGTGCATATCGGGCAGCAGGCGGAAAACCTCGGACAATCGCATACCGTGGTGTGGTCGAGCGCAATAAAGCCCGACAATCCTGAGATCGTCGAGGCATTCCGCCGGCATCTGCATCTGGTCCATCGAAGTGATGTCCTCGGACTGCTGATGTCGAGGAAAAGAGCGGTTACCGTAGCAGGGGCCCACGGGAAGACGACGACGAGCGCCCTTCTCTCCCATATTCTGATCCACGCAGCCGGGTCCGTCGAGGCGCTCGGCTCTCCAAGCTATGCGATTGGTGGCTCGGTTCAGGGGATCGATGGTCCGATGGATGGCGGACATGCCGATGAAGGTTCGGTTTTCGTGGCTGAGGCCGATGAATCGGATGGCAGCTTCCTGAAGTACCGTCCGGAGATTGCAATCATCACCAATGCCGAAGCAGATCATCTTGACCATTACGGCACCGCCGAAGCCTATCGAAATGCCTTCATCGCCCATGCGCGCAAGGCCAAGGGCCATGTGGTCATCACCGGCGACGATGCAGGGGCACAGGAGATCATCGACAGGCTCGACGGTGAGACCGCAAGGAATGCGATCGTCTACACCACTGAGGACGATTCAAGCCTTGAGCGCTTCCCTGGCTCAGTGGTTCGCATCGTGTCTGAGTCGGAGCATCAGGGAAGCGGCGAGGAACGCTTCGATATCATCGTCCCTCCCAGCCTGGCAGATGGACGGGCGCGGAAGGTCAGCGTTGCGCTGAAGATTCCGGGACTGCACAACGCCCGGAATGCCACCGCGGCAATCATCGCCGCGGGCTTGCTCGGAATCGACATGGATGCAGCGGCGACCGCAGCCGCATCGTTCCTCGGTGCCGTGCGACGTTTCCAAGTCAGGGGTCAGATTGACGAAGTGACGGTCATAGATGACTATGCGCACCATCCGACGGAGATCGAAGCCCTGCTGGATGCGGCTCGAAGAAGATACCCATCTGCGACGATCCATGTCATCTTCCAACCGCATCTGTTCTCCCGAACGCAGTTCTTCGCCGCCGATTTCGGGCAGGCGCTGTGCAAGGCCGACGATGTGATAGTCACCGGAATCTTCCCTGCTCGGGAAAGGCAGGCGGATTATCCAGATGTCGGTCCGTGGAGCATAGTAGACGCCGTGAATGCAGCCACTGCAGGCATTGCAGCCACTGCAGCCGGCAAGGCGTCAACGAGAATGAGTGCCGTTGAAGACATGAACCAGGCAGCGCAGATGATTGCCATGCGGGCAGAGCCAGGTGACGTCGTGATCACGGCTGGTGCGGGGGACATCAATTCGGTCGTTCCCGTCATACTGCACGTTCTCGAAGCGAGAGTCGGTCATATGGGCGCGGAGCATGTCGATGCCCGAATTCCCCTTGACCGGTAA
- a CDS encoding cell division protein FtsQ/DivIB, translating to MVRKTVSSEHSPHLDSKGRSVRTAKSYGGGQAEEERKGPRVTRSGANASSSAGDFVDARGLDASESVDERVARSLHEESYEGEGSRPVAGLFTRPKVVDFTARLKERRKAGLYRSLTRVSIVVGTAALVALVVWLLFFSAVFRFEISGIQVVGANQWVSSNEVSAIASRQSGKSLLLVSAQTIESQVGALPGVTTAQAEKLFPHGIRITLKSEKPAAVLKSSDGELTAVDSEGRILNTVTAATVKGIPEIEVETLKNGLTDSAVKQALKVLASLPESMRQSITKVTAKTQDSITTVIGSSKYTIVWGDASQLELKKAVVDKIINDSSKIGSKHNVDVSAPLRPIIH from the coding sequence ATGGTTCGAAAGACTGTCAGCTCCGAGCATTCGCCGCATCTCGATTCCAAGGGAAGATCGGTTCGTACCGCCAAATCATACGGCGGTGGGCAGGCTGAAGAAGAACGAAAGGGTCCAAGAGTCACCAGATCCGGAGCGAATGCCAGCTCGTCTGCAGGTGACTTCGTGGATGCCAGGGGACTTGACGCGTCAGAATCCGTAGATGAGCGCGTCGCAAGGTCCTTGCACGAGGAATCGTATGAAGGCGAGGGGTCCAGACCCGTCGCTGGATTGTTCACTAGGCCCAAGGTTGTCGATTTCACCGCGAGACTGAAGGAACGTCGCAAGGCCGGACTCTACAGATCGCTGACGCGGGTGTCGATCGTGGTCGGGACGGCCGCGCTTGTAGCGCTCGTCGTCTGGCTTCTGTTCTTCTCTGCGGTTTTTCGCTTCGAGATTTCCGGCATCCAGGTAGTCGGCGCCAACCAATGGGTCTCCTCCAATGAGGTCAGCGCGATAGCATCGAGACAATCAGGAAAGTCCCTGCTTCTCGTCTCGGCGCAGACGATCGAAAGTCAGGTCGGTGCACTTCCGGGCGTCACCACGGCTCAGGCGGAGAAGCTGTTTCCGCATGGAATTCGAATAACCTTGAAATCCGAGAAGCCGGCTGCGGTGCTGAAGTCCTCTGACGGCGAGCTGACTGCCGTGGACAGCGAGGGGCGCATTCTCAACACCGTCACTGCTGCGACGGTCAAGGGAATACCCGAAATAGAAGTCGAGACGCTGAAAAATGGTCTGACTGACTCAGCGGTCAAGCAGGCGTTGAAGGTGCTGGCGTCCCTCCCCGAAAGCATGCGACAGTCCATCACCAAGGTCACGGCCAAGACACAGGATTCAATCACCACCGTCATCGGCTCTTCCAAATACACGATCGTCTGGGGCGATGCCTCGCAGCTCGAGCTCAAGAAAGCCGTGGTCGACAAGATCATCAACGATTCCTCGAAGATCGGTTCGAAGCATAATGTGGATGTTTCCGCACCACTGCGACCGATAATCCACTGA
- the dtd gene encoding D-aminoacyl-tRNA deacylase, with product MRVVLQRVASASVSIVAEHGEVSDFEPQRIEAGLMLLVGVSDEDDDDAVTWMAHKISKLRIFEDEGMKMNRSIEDVGGEILSISQFTLYGDANKGNRPSFVAAGRPEHAERIWNQLNQALRSQGIAVRTGRFGAHMKVSLVNDGPVTLILER from the coding sequence ATGAGAGTGGTTTTGCAGAGGGTTGCCTCAGCCTCGGTAAGCATCGTCGCCGAGCATGGAGAAGTTTCGGATTTCGAGCCACAGCGCATCGAAGCGGGCCTTATGCTGCTCGTGGGGGTAAGTGACGAGGATGACGACGATGCGGTCACATGGATGGCGCATAAGATATCCAAGCTACGCATTTTCGAGGACGAAGGCATGAAGATGAACCGATCCATCGAGGATGTGGGTGGCGAGATTCTTTCGATATCCCAATTCACCCTGTATGGTGACGCGAACAAAGGCAATCGTCCAAGCTTCGTCGCCGCCGGAAGACCGGAACATGCGGAACGCATATGGAACCAGCTCAACCAGGCATTGCGAAGTCAGGGGATTGCCGTACGCACTGGAAGATTCGGCGCACACATGAAGGTCAGCCTTGTCAACGATGGTCCGGTGACTCTGATCCTGGAACGCTGA